One genomic region from Mangifera indica cultivar Alphonso chromosome 17, CATAS_Mindica_2.1, whole genome shotgun sequence encodes:
- the LOC123199927 gene encoding pre-mRNA cleavage factor Im 25 kDa subunit 1-like produces MSVVSNRGSLENENTSDQRYVLDIYPLSNYYFGSKESIPFKDETLHDRVQRMKSIYAVHGLRTCVEAVILVELFKHPHLLLLQVRNSFFKLPGGRLRPGESDIDGLKRKLMRKLSLSEDGNEMDWEVGECLGMWWKPDFETLLFPHLPPNVKQPKECTKLFLVKLPVSRKFIVPKNLKLLAVPLCQVHENHKTYGQVISGVPLLLSKFSFNIIDP; encoded by the exons ATGTCAGTTGTATCCAACCGTGGCAGCCTTGAAAATGAAAACACCAGTGATCAGAGATATGTTCTAGACATATACCCTCTCAGTAACTACTACTTTGGATCCAAAGAATCCATTCCTTTTAAAGACGAGACTCTACATGATCGTGTCCAGAGGATGAAATCCAT CTATGCTGTTCATGGCTTGAGGACTTGCGTGGAAGCAGTTATTCTG GTTGAGTTGTTCAAACACCCCCATCTGTTGCTGCTGCAAGTAAGAAATTCCTTCTTCAAGCTTCCTGGTGGTCGCTTGAGACCAGGTGAATCAG ACATTGATGGATTGAAACGTAAGCTGATGAGGAAGCTTTCTCTCAGTGAAGATGGTAACGAAATGGATTGGGAG GTGGGGGAATGCCTTGGGATGTGGTGGAAACCTGACTTTGAGACATTGCTGTTTCCACACCTTCCTCCTAATGTAAAACAGCCAAAG GAGTGCACAAAACTCTTTCTTGTGAAGCTACCAGTGAGCCGAAAGTTCATTGTACCAAAAAACCTGAAATTGCTTGCTGTTCCATTGTGCCAGGTTCACGAAAATCACAAG ACATATGGACAGGTAATATCAGGGGTTCCGCTACTGCTATCAAAGTTCTCATTCAACATTATCGACCCTTAA